GCCACGCCTAAAAGCTCGCCCATCTTGACCACAGAGCCATGCTGCATGTCTTGTGACCACTCAACGCCAGCAGATTTTGGTAAGACCACAATAGCGGTAGAGCCCAGATAGAAGCGTCCTAACTCATCACCTTTTTTCAAGCTGATATTATGGGTTAAGGTTTGGATGGTATTACTGCGCTCAATTTTGCCAGTGGCAACCGTTTCGATACCGGCAACAATCATTGCACCGACCAGTACCACACAGGCTTTGCCGTATTCGGTATCAAAAACGCACACCAAACGCTCATTTCGCGCAAATAAGTCAGGCACATTCTCGGCAGTGACATTATTGACCGAAAATAGAGTGCCAGGCACATAACGGGTCTCGATCAGCTTGCCATCGAACGGCATATGTACTCTGTGATAGTTACTGGGTGCAAGATAGACAGTCGCAAAGCTGCCCTCGTTGTAATAGCTGCTTTCTTTATTTTCAGTATCAGCAAGCAGGTGACTGACCGAATAATCACGTCCTTTGGCTTGCAGTAATTGACCGTGCTCAATAGCACCAATCTGCGAAATCATACCGTCGGCTGGCGAGACGATACCGTGTGCGCTATCATCAATCGGACGCGCATTGTCGTCTAATTCACGCGTAAAAAAGTCATTGAAGCTGCTAAAGTCGCTTAAATTTTTGCGCGCATATTCATCTAAAGTAATGCCGTACGCTTTGGCAAAGGTATGCACAAAGGCCTTTTTAACAATCGGGTTTTGGCTCGCTGCTAGGCGTCCAGCGGTTTCGCTAAGTTTTTGCTGAGGTACCAGATGCTGCACCGTGGTAAATAAGCCGTCACGGGTTAAAAGTTGGCTGGCTTGTTTTTTTAGTGTCTGTTTAATAGTATTTTTCATGATAAGTATCAGTCGTTAGTTGGGTTAGACCGTTAAATAAAACGGTTATTTAGTCAGTCATTGGGTAATAATAATTGGGCAATTGAATCAGTATTCATTAACCAGTTTAGCATAAAGTCAGTTTAACAAATTCGGGAGTGACAACACAGTATGAAAGCTTTAATTCAGCGCGTGACACAGGCCAGCGTGACTGTTGATAGTCAGGTGGTTGGTGCTATTGAGCATGGTATCTTGGCGTATATCGGCATCGGTCATGATGATACGCTGCAAAGTGCTCAAAAAATGATAGATAAGATTTTAACCTATCGTATCTTCGATAATGAGGAAGGTAAGCTCGATAAAAATGTACAGCAAGAGGGCGGTGGCTTATTGCTGGTTTCACAATTTACACTGATGGCAAAAACTGATAAAGGGCGTCGTCCAGACTTTGGTGGGGCGATGCCGCCAGATCAGGCCAATACGTTGTTTGAGCAGTTGGTCGCCTATGCTAAGACTCAGCATGAACAGGTGGCAACCGGCCAGTTCGGTGCCAATATGTTGGTCAAAGCCGATAATGATGGGCCACTTAATTTTATTTTAGAAGTGCAGTAGTTTATCTAATAGGCCTGGTAATTCGTTTCTATAAATACAGCTACTTGTTTTGATAGGTGCATCAATACCACATCAGGAGCAGCTGCCATAAAACACTAGCTATCACATAGCATTGTGATGCTGTCATCTAATTGTCATAATTATAG
Above is a window of Psychrobacter sp. FDAARGOS_221 DNA encoding:
- the asd gene encoding archaetidylserine decarboxylase (Phosphatidylserine decarboxylase is synthesized as a single chain precursor. Generation of the pyruvoyl active site from a Ser is coupled to cleavage of a Gly-Ser bond between the larger (beta) and smaller (alpha chains). It is an integral membrane protein.) translates to MKNTIKQTLKKQASQLLTRDGLFTTVQHLVPQQKLSETAGRLAASQNPIVKKAFVHTFAKAYGITLDEYARKNLSDFSSFNDFFTRELDDNARPIDDSAHGIVSPADGMISQIGAIEHGQLLQAKGRDYSVSHLLADTENKESSYYNEGSFATVYLAPSNYHRVHMPFDGKLIETRYVPGTLFSVNNVTAENVPDLFARNERLVCVFDTEYGKACVVLVGAMIVAGIETVATGKIERSNTIQTLTHNISLKKGDELGRFYLGSTAIVVLPKSAGVEWSQDMQHGSVVKMGELLGVANP
- the dtd gene encoding D-aminoacyl-tRNA deacylase; translated protein: MKALIQRVTQASVTVDSQVVGAIEHGILAYIGIGHDDTLQSAQKMIDKILTYRIFDNEEGKLDKNVQQEGGGLLLVSQFTLMAKTDKGRRPDFGGAMPPDQANTLFEQLVAYAKTQHEQVATGQFGANMLVKADNDGPLNFILEVQ